The Methanobacterium bryantii genomic interval TTGGTGGAAAATCGAAAAAGAATCCTAAGAGATATAATCGAGATGAAATGGAAATTATAGAATTACATAGACATTTACACCAATTACGTTTTATTTATAATGGAAAACTGGAATTTTATAGTGTTTTACCTAAATATGATGATGAATTAAAAAGAATACTTAAAATAGGCCACAAATATGAACAAATCAGTGGTGGAATGCTAAAAGAAGCAAAAGGAGTTAATGGACAACTTGAACTATATGAACATAAAGTGATTATCAGAAGAAAAGGCAAATTAGCTCTTCTTACTCAAGGACTCAAAGGTGATAAAGAGATATTAATTAGTCAAATATCATCTATACAATTTAAAAAACCAAGAAAAACTAATGGATATATACAATTTGCATTTTTAGGAGGATTAGAAGCAAAAAGAGGCATATTTCAAGCTACTGAAGATGAAAACACTGTTGTGTTTAGTAAAGCACGACAACATGATTTTGAAGTGATTAAATCTATGATAGAAGAAAAAATGATGGAACAACAAGGTTTAAGAACATCTATTCCAAATTCTAAACCTGTAACGGATTATGATGAATTAGAAAAACTTGCAGAACTTAAGGATAAAGGGATTATCACTGAAGATGAATTTCAAGCTAAAAAAAAGCAAATATTGGGGCTTTAGAGTAATTTTATGTTGGAGTGGGTTTTCTTGTGGAAAGATGAATTAGAGGAAATATTATTTTCAGGTGATCCTTCTAAAATAAACGCCAAAAAAGCAATAGATTTAAAATATAGCAACATACCAACGTCTTTATATAAATATGGAAAATTTGATGGAAAATCTTTGAATTCATTAGAAAATGATGAAATATGGCTTTCAAATCCTCAATATTTTAATGATCCATTTGATTGTGCGTATACAGTACCTAAGAAACTCCTTACAAATGAATACATTAAACAAAATTTAGAAATTGCTTTATCTGGGCTTGAAGATTATACTTTTACTGAGGAAGAAAAGGATAAATTAAAAACAAGTGAAACAATTATATATGATATAGAATTAATGTGTTTAGAAAAAGATGATCCTGAAAATAAAATAACTCCTGATGAAAGGGCTAAAATTGCTAAAGAAATGGAAAAAAGTTCTGAAGAAGGATACATAGATGTTAGTGAACTTAGAAAAGGAATTTTTATCACCTGCTTTAGCGAAACAAATAAATCTATTTTAATGTGGAGCCATTATGCTAATGATCATCAAGGTTTTTGTGTTGAATATGACTTTAAAGAATTAGGAAGGAATAATCAGATTACACGTTTTCTTTTTCCAGTAATTTATACGAATAAAATTTTTGATGGGGCGAATTTTTTAGATAGTGTTAATGGTGAAATGTTTAACAATGTGTTAGTAGACTTTTTTGATGGTATTTCTGAATTATTAGAAGGTAGGACATTTATTCCTAAATTCAATTTTAATAATATGGGCAATGTCTGTTCTGCAATTAACAAATGTAAAGATTGGGAATATGAAAAAGAATGGAGATATGTTTGTCCTTTTGGTCTTAAGGTAGTTAAACCTAAACCTATAAAAGTCCCCAAACCTAAAGCAATTTATTTAGGTGCAATGGTTTGTAAAGAAAATTGTAAAAAAATCTTAGAAATAGGAAGAGAAAGAAATATTGATGTTTATAAGATGAACATGGAACCTTCAGAGTTTGCTCTTGGATCAAATAAAATTCATGAATGTAGTGA includes:
- a CDS encoding zinc-ribbon domain-containing protein codes for the protein MVFCKECGTEIDDNAKFCAECGAEIIFKENEPNKENILESTIRCPSCNSINYRDQVSCSNCGRDLSNTLGYFEGGTRFNVIMNRNIEITPSELIVYKRSKIGGKSKKNPKRYNRDEMEIIELHRHLHQLRFIYNGKLEFYSVLPKYDDELKRILKIGHKYEQISGGMLKEAKGVNGQLELYEHKVIIRRKGKLALLTQGLKGDKEILISQISSIQFKKPRKTNGYIQFAFLGGLEAKRGIFQATEDENTVVFSKARQHDFEVIKSMIEEKMMEQQGLRTSIPNSKPVTDYDELEKLAELKDKGIITEDEFQAKKKQILGL
- a CDS encoding DUF2971 domain-containing protein; this translates as MWKDELEEILFSGDPSKINAKKAIDLKYSNIPTSLYKYGKFDGKSLNSLENDEIWLSNPQYFNDPFDCAYTVPKKLLTNEYIKQNLEIALSGLEDYTFTEEEKDKLKTSETIIYDIELMCLEKDDPENKITPDERAKIAKEMEKSSEEGYIDVSELRKGIFITCFSETNKSILMWSHYANDHQGFCVEYDFKELGRNNQITRFLFPVIYTNKIFDGANFLDSVNGEMFNNVLVDFFDGISELLEGRTFIPKFNFNNMGNVCSAINKCKDWEYEKEWRYVCPFGLKVVKPKPIKVPKPKAIYLGAMVCKENCKKILEIGRERNIDVYKMNMEPSEFALGSNKIHECSDIPKCE